In Thermotoga sp., a single window of DNA contains:
- the araA gene encoding L-arabinose isomerase, protein MIDLKQYEFWFLVGSQHLYGLETLKKVERQASKIVDALNSDPILPSKIVLKPILKSSTEIKEIFEKANAEPKCAGVIVWMHTFSPSKMWIRGLSINKKPLLHFHTQYNREIPWDTIDMDYMNLNQSAHGDREHGFIHARMRLPRKVVVGHWEDREVREKIAKWMRVACAIQDGRMGQIVRFGDNMREVASTEGDKVEAQIKLGWSINTWGVGELAERVKAVSESEVEELLKEYKERYVMPEDEYSLKAIREQAKMEIAIREFLKENNAIAFTTTFEDLHDLPQLPGLAVQRLMEEGYGFGAEGDWKAAGLVRALKVMGAGLPGGTSFMEDYTYHLTSGNELVLGAHMLEVCPTIAKEKPRIEVHPLSIGGKADPARLVFDGQEGLAVNASIVDMGNRFRLVVNKVMSVSIEREMPKLPTARVLWKPMPDFKRAATAWILAGGSHHTAFSTAIDVEYLIDWAEALEIECILIDENLDLESFKKELRWNEVYWGLLKR, encoded by the coding sequence ATGATCGATCTCAAGCAGTATGAATTCTGGTTCCTTGTTGGCAGCCAGCATCTTTACGGCCTGGAAACATTAAAGAAGGTAGAACGGCAGGCCAGCAAGATAGTCGATGCATTAAACAGTGATCCCATCCTTCCTTCAAAGATCGTTCTGAAACCCATTCTGAAGAGTTCTACTGAGATCAAAGAGATTTTTGAAAAAGCGAACGCAGAGCCAAAATGTGCCGGTGTCATTGTCTGGATGCATACGTTTTCCCCTTCGAAGATGTGGATAAGAGGGCTCTCCATCAACAAAAAACCCTTGCTCCACTTCCACACCCAGTACAACAGGGAAATTCCGTGGGACACAATCGACATGGATTATATGAACCTGAACCAATCCGCCCATGGTGATAGAGAGCATGGATTCATCCACGCGAGGATGAGACTTCCAAGAAAGGTCGTGGTGGGGCACTGGGAAGACAGAGAGGTCAGAGAGAAGATTGCAAAATGGATGAGAGTTGCATGTGCGATACAGGATGGAAGAATGGGACAGATCGTGAGATTCGGCGATAACATGAGGGAGGTTGCCAGCACCGAAGGTGATAAAGTGGAGGCCCAGATAAAACTCGGCTGGTCCATAAACACCTGGGGTGTTGGAGAACTCGCAGAAAGAGTGAAAGCAGTTTCGGAAAGTGAAGTAGAGGAATTGTTGAAAGAGTACAAAGAAAGATATGTCATGCCAGAGGACGAATACAGCCTCAAAGCGATTAGAGAACAGGCGAAGATGGAGATCGCGATAAGGGAATTTCTGAAAGAAAACAATGCCATCGCCTTCACCACTACATTTGAGGATCTCCACGATCTTCCCCAGCTTCCTGGTCTTGCGGTTCAGAGACTCATGGAGGAAGGATATGGATTCGGGGCAGAAGGAGACTGGAAGGCGGCAGGGCTTGTTCGTGCCCTGAAGGTCATGGGAGCAGGCCTTCCTGGTGGTACATCTTTCATGGAAGACTATACTTACCATCTCACATCGGGAAACGAGCTTGTACTGGGAGCACACATGCTCGAGGTGTGCCCTACAATCGCCAAGGAAAAACCAAGAATAGAAGTTCACCCACTCAGCATCGGTGGGAAGGCTGATCCTGCTCGCCTCGTCTTCGATGGACAGGAAGGCCTCGCCGTCAACGCCTCGATCGTTGACATGGGAAACAGATTCAGACTGGTTGTGAACAAGGTAATGTCTGTCTCTATTGAAAGAGAGATGCCTAAGCTTCCAACAGCCAGGGTCCTGTGGAAGCCGATGCCAGATTTCAAGAGAGCAGCGACCGCGTGGATCCTGGCAGGAGGATCCCATCATACAGCCTTTTCGACAGCCATCGATGTGGAGTACTTGATAGACTGGGCAGAAGCTCTGGAGATCGAGTGCATTCTCATCGATGAGAATCTAGATCTAGAGAGCTTCAAGAAAGAGCTGAGATG